Within Planococcus citri chromosome 2, ihPlaCitr1.1, whole genome shotgun sequence, the genomic segment ttctgtgaaagtttcgaaaattttggacaacCTTTTCCGCAAAGAgagaatattgaattttgagcacgtatggCCTCAATATAAATGTACTTGGGTTGAGGTTAGGGAagggacttgaaaaaattttgggataGTTTTACATCGAAATTAACATTTTGAGcgagttttgtgaaaattggagAGAGTGGGGATTTCACTATATCATCCTGAAAGGCTCTTTATTATTATGTAGTAAGTACTTAGTAGGTGCTTGAAGTGCACgatgattaattttattttgcataaattttatacttacctacctaatgcatttttttgaaatatttatatgTATAAATGTGTATGCTTCTTTGTTTTATTGATGATGTAATATTGTTTTTATACGAAATGTGTAATATACCTAcaacgtttttattttatttgaaaaatgttttcgtaATCGATTTATATGTagttcttggtaatttttttgatggtggAGAAgataatgttgattttttttttcttgaaaatttttacagtgTTATTTGCATCCTTTCTGAATGGAagtttttctgatattttcgttgaaaatagtGAATTGTGTAGGTGCAGTTTTGTGGTATCATATTCTATCGAGTTTGATTAACCTGATGACATCAGCAAGATCGATATTCGAAAGTGTAGAATTGCTGAATTGGAAAGTGTGTACAATTTTGGAtcaattgacaaatttttttcgaagtggTTGAATGGTTCAGTTGATTTATCAAATGAgtttcgtttttaaacattttaaatgttggtaaaaatgagtaaaaattgaaaaaatcagtatCTGGTGGTTCTTATTTACTCTCATGATATTTTTCTCGCTCCCTGCCTCGAAATATTGctggtttttattgaaaaaaaattaaatcgttcattttcgtAGCAGCAGAATACTTTTGAACTATCCACTTTTCGAGCGAATACTTTCCAGGGCCGTCGAGAGCCGAGGTCTTttttagaggggggggggtcgactgATGTGgcagaaaaatatcaattttgccaattttattttattttttggatttgtcTATCAGAATGTTTCTAAATACGAGTGcataactcatttttttcttatttttggttaaaatctTACTGAATAGCTGCTTTTTGAGGGAACatctctcccccctccctctaGAGCCATCAAGTTTGAATGTTTGAACAAAATGCTGATGAAAAATCGAAGTGGTTGTATGTGTTGAAATACGAGGGGAAAAAACATTCAAGGGAGTGATTTGGAGAAAGTTCGatcagagttgaaaattttcaactttttcttacaattttcttttttagttttttttttttcaacttttggcaaaaaacgagactttcttCTTCAAGTttagtacaaatttttgaaaaaaagtactgtAGGATTCgtctttctgaaaatttttgacaaggaaatgatggaaatttctggggaaaaaacGCGACTTTTGTGTAATTTTGGAAAGGAGTGGAAATCTCTAgccaattttgctaaaaagcaagaaaaaatgtttgccaaaaatccaaaatttgaaaaaatcaaacaaaagtAACCGTATCTGAGAATGATTGAcagaaatgtaggtaggtatttttttttacaatttttgtcagGAAAATGCAACTTGATAATAAAACGGAAACTGTTCGAATCGAAAGCGAGCATCTAGAGTACCTAGTTCCTGATATGTGAGTTTACTTGGAATCAAAACTTGTTTTAGGAAAAAGTgaatacgagttttttttttttttttgaaaattaagagaAGGGATCTGTATGAACTCATTCTAGTCAAATCTGATTGGTAGAACTCATTTCATTGCTTTcactaaaaaagttgaagaatttagggcagattggccccactgccgttAGGTAATGCTTATTAGAATTCCCCCCTATATTGTGAATATCATATCGGTAACGTGTTTATATTTTAACAGAACAACGTTTGCAACGaaaataggtatatgtacaGTACGTATATTTTTGTATATTATGATGCATAAGACCAAATCTTCTATAGGTACACTCTAGATAGATGGATAGAGCTCGCAACTCGCACCTTTATATTTTATGACCTAAGATagtatttttatcaatgaaTCCTATGTACTACGTGTACTGAGAAATTGCGCCAAAAGTACCATGAAGGGAGGAGTCTCAGTACCTTATGCATCTTTATAATACAAAACTCTCGCTCTCACGCCGTTTCCTCACTTGGCTAGGTGACCATGATTCGCGATAGTTGGTTCTTCATCAACATCAAAATCTGATGCTGTGGGATCCTCTCCGATAGAGGTGACCACAGTatcttctttttcaattaatattttatGATTAATTTATTCTTTTAAGTTAACGTCATCTCTGGCATGAcaaattctttttattttcaaattaatggtCCTTGGACTCATAATTATTAGTGAATCTTTTTGGTAAGGAGGAATAATCTAGATATTCCGAATTACGCAAAGTGTGATAGGTGTCTCATTTAGTTAAGTGCCATCAAAAGCCCATAGTATTAGGAGGGCTCTGGAAAGCAATGGTAAACGTGTACAGTGTTCAAGTAAGTGGTGAAATACACCTACTTGGCTActtaattaattataagttattGTACATGGGTTACGAGCATGGAGTCGTAATCCATAATTAGTATTAATTGAattagaaaatattattatgtaagtacatattttggctgtcatgtacatacataccttcGCCTAACAGACTCAAATGTAAGATGAGTAGGTTAAAGTCTCAATACTTCGATATTGTCATCATTTTGCTGATCTCACCTAacatatgtataggtagatCATTTACTTGTCTAAGTTTCATTCATTCTCATGCTATAGTCTGTTCCAAATAAGAAACGCAAACTGACAACCCGCAACACACGACGAGGCGTGATGTTCGGGGAACTGGCGGGGAGGTAAACAATATTACGCAGCAATGAAAAGCAAACCGGTTATTAATTTCGTTGGTTTAGCGTAGTGCTCAACCTTGCTTGTTCATGTGGACCCTATGTTTTTGCGCCTAGAAAAGTTTGCGTTTCTTATTTGGAACAGAGTATATGTGTAAACATAAGTGCAAACGATGTATGTTAATGAAgatttgtaaatagtgtaaatatACACGTAAATagaaatgtgtttttatttatctATGTAACCATCTTTAAATGTGTGTAGTTAATTATTGGAACTGCAACCTTCTGAGCTATCTTGGTATCCGCAATTACTCACCTCCTAGGGAGTGATAATTATCATCACTATAATACGTAATCAGTAATACCTTCATTACCTTTACGCAGGGCCATTAATCTTAACTATATCatagtttggaattttttcgcgattatttcaaatgaaaatttttaaatttttttgttgatttttaaaataggtaaatttctaCCTAGGTATAGTGATttaggatttcattttttttaaaattcagcttAGAACTTCTTGTAgcgatttcaaaatgattttttaaaatttaattctaatgaattttattttgagcgatgacaaatgaatttttttatgatttagtTTGGAACTGTGATCAAGTATttcaaatgacatttttatatagcaatttttgatgatttttttttgcgtttttttagtaataataaatttttgcccagtgatttagaatttcatttttttaaaaatttagctcACGTCAGAACtttttgtggtgatttcaaatcgatttttaatctagtgatttttttcgagtgatGACAAATGAATTTCTTCATGATGAtcttgagtgaattttttgtggtgatttagAATAAATTAGTCAGTATGTATTTaggtgagatttttattttttgtaatttaaattcaatttttctcgttttatgaGATCTTGATGAAAATTGGGAACATTGTGCGACCGTGCTGACTcagtttgcattgtttttccCACGAATGATGATGCAAACCCCCTCTTCCTCCTCTCAACATTATTTCAGCGTGATTATTTTCGAAGCTAAGATTCAACTAATATGGTAGAATCGTCTTGATTGATCGTGCCTTTTTTCGATGTCTTATCAGTCGAGATAGCCGGTATACACAGGTACCAGGTGATAATAATGCTGTGTGTAATATGATGGTTCTCTGAAGTGTACAAATTGTCGTGTTTCTAATTATTACCGTTTAAAACACCTGAATTTTGTCCTGTTCTACTTTCCAGTGAGTATACTCAAGTTTGttcgattatttgaaatttgaattaagatTTTGATCGAAGTAGGTTACGCTTGTAGTACTAGAAGTAATTTgtacaaatactcgtatagcTGCGTATTAAATCAAGGTACACGTATGATGTGATTTTTCAGATAATTTGCGCGTCTGATAATGGACGGTAACAGTTGCAGCAAGACGAACAATTCGCCGATGGAATTGCAATGTTTGGCTGCCAAATCAGTATGCATTTGGCTGGTACACGAATGGGCCGATGGCGATGAAATACCCGTAATCGACGTTTGGAAAAAAGCTCACGGATATAACACTTGCCCGGATCACGACTGGTTCCTATGGCAACTACATGAAATGCAAGTACCTCGATTCGCGAATAAAATCCTACCGAATAAAATTCGATACCAAATCGACGACACTCTGGCGCCGATCTTGAAACAAGTCGTGATGTGGATTCAGTATCATCATTACAGGAATTTCTTCCACGAACGACAGCAATCTTCATTGCTGAGCGAATACGTCGTGAAACTGGTTTggaatcatcattttaaaatcgACTACGTTGCGACTGCGAAAAATATCCTAACCAATGAGAAGCTGAGTCCGTTGGAGAGGTTCAGATTCGCGAGTACTTATTGCATCGTCGAAGAGATGGAAAAGTTTCGCGATCTGATGGCGACCGATTCGCTACCGGAATGGAATTTTAAAGAGGAACCGTCAATGGTGTACTGGAGCAAGTATTTGAGAAACGAGTTAGATACGATTCCAATACCCGGAGTCACTGGGGAGTTTTCCGTTGACACGGTGATGTTTGATGCAACTTTAAGCTCACGGATGTCTGAATTGTGGCCACCGGTCGTGTATTTCTTCGATAAATTGGACTCGGCGAGCAAATCCAGCAAATTCAAACGTGTCGTCGAACTGTACAGTGAACGACACCTGAAAGATTTGTTGGCCAAATTGACAGATAGAGAATGGAATCTGGCGTGTCGTTCTGCGATCTCGAAACTCGTCGAGCAAATCGTCGAATGGGGTGCTTTGGATAACGACGTACGTTACGTACATTTGGAAACTGTTCGGGAGTGAGATGGATTCGAAGAATTTCTGCTCCATTCTCGAAACGCTGGTACCGGTATCGATGAGCAACgctagcaattttgaaaaatataccacGCTGTTGATGGAAATTTGGGCCAGCGCTAGCAGCGAATTGAAACAATCGGCCATCGTCGATACGAAACTGTGGCAGAGTATCGGTAGTAAATACATCATCCGTATGGACCGAGAAACGTCGGATTTTCGTGCACGTCGCCAGATCAGCGATCCGATGAAATTCATCAGACTGGTTTTGAAAAGCACGAATAATACGCAGAAAAGAATCGAATTTTTCGGGAAGAATTTCTGCTGGTTGATCGTCTTGGCCCCGTTTGCTGAGGTAGATAAATTGATGCGTGATTTTCTGGAATGCCATCAACGCGATAATAtcgagatgaaaaaagaaatcgcCAATTCTGACGAAATTGACGAATGTCTGTGGACATTGCTGCGATTTGGCGAATTCGACGATTTCGACGCAGCGATATCGTTTTATTTCCCCGGTGTCGGCGGCTTCGTCGAGGACGACGATGTGATGCGCTATAAATGGGCGTTAATGTCGAATGCTAGGGGTTTAAACATGCTCAGTAGCTGTTTATACTTTGCAGATTGGAGGGCGTTATAcgattatgtgaaaaaaatcaattcgcaGACTCGCCGTATCGCGCCAGATGAGTTTATGATTTCTTTGATCGAGCAGGATCACTATCCGGCAGTTTTTGACTTGACCGTGAAACTGTGTCAAGGCGAAATGAAAGACGTGAGGGAATTCGTGAACGCAATTTTGTCTCCCACCGATGACAGATTGGAACGgttgaaaaaaagattcaaagATCATATGGGCAAGAATCTGTTCAGTGACTTCTGGTTAATTGAACGCGTAGAAAGAGTTTTTAATCGAGCTGACGTGCAGGATTTTATGCTGTGGATTTACAACGGCGATGACGAACTAATCGATGGAATCTACAAGAAACCGGTCTTCCAGTTCCTTCCTAGTGGGTTTTTggttcagttgaaattttgtttcaccGATAATTGCTTTCATGCTACCAAGTCTATGGAGGAGTTTTTAGAGTGGTGTTTTGCAACCGAAGCAGAAAGGCGACAGTTTAAACTCGACATGATTCATAAATATCGCGAGTATAAAACGATCGAAGATTTGTTGACCGCTAGAAGGTATCGCCGAAGCGcgttgttttggttttttgacgGCGATCTCAGTGCAATTGAAAAGTTCACGGCTGATTGCGCGCGTAATCCGATGAACTCGTATGTCGCTATTATGGGTAACTGAAGacttgaagtaggtacatatttagtGAAAAAGTGACTGCTGGGATCAGAAGTGcagatttgattttatttcatcgtgtttagaaacaattttttctcgaatttttcctTCCCAACAAGTGAACATTTGTAAGTTGTCGAGTATGTTTGCTTAATCTTTTCCCTctttcgaaatgattttttttttcatttttgaatgcgTCGTATTCGTAggtgtttttatttgaaatttaaatatatgtaagtaggtatatatggCATTTGAAGTGCAGGACGATAATTTGCATTatattgcataatttttaaaattccttttttccagacatttttttttttttttggttttttaataataattgttATTTGATATGTATAAATAATATAC encodes:
- the LOC135837955 gene encoding uncharacterized protein LOC135837955, with translation MDSKNFCSILETLVPVSMSNASNFEKYTTLLMEIWASASSELKQSAIVDTKLWQSIGSKYIIRMDRETSDFRARRQISDPMKFIRLVLKSTNNTQKRIEFFGKNFCWLIVLAPFAEVDKLMRDFLECHQRDNIEMKKEIANSDEIDECLWTLLRFGEFDDFDAAISFYFPGVGGFVEDDDVMRYKWALMSNARGLNMLSSCLYFADWRALYDYVKKINSQTRRIAPDEFMISLIEQDHYPAVFDLTVKLCQGEMKDVREFVNAILSPTDDRLERLKKRFKDHMGKNLFSDFWLIERVERVFNRADVQDFMLWIYNGDDELIDGIYKKPVFQFLPSGFLVQLKFCFTDNCFHATKSMEEFLEWCFATEAERRQFKLDMIHKYREYKTIEDLLTARRYRRSALFWFFDGDLSAIEKFTADCARNPMNSYVAIMGN